A single region of the Enterococcus mundtii genome encodes:
- a CDS encoding DUF1149 family protein: MEIRRQKEVVEAFHYDFLKPDQEVQTDLKVGFSPLKETIENYPKEHSIVGARLEFRLVFDTYVLSGSVSQINHILNRKVQDQNDVTQEEVDELVAPLFEMVKRLAYEVTEIALDAPGVKLNFQSEKEEKAKEEN; encoded by the coding sequence ATGGAAATTAGAAGACAAAAAGAAGTAGTAGAAGCTTTTCATTATGATTTTTTAAAACCTGATCAAGAGGTACAAACTGACTTAAAAGTAGGTTTTTCACCACTAAAAGAGACAATTGAAAACTATCCGAAAGAACATAGCATCGTTGGTGCCCGTTTAGAATTTCGTTTAGTATTTGATACATATGTGTTATCTGGAAGCGTTAGTCAAATCAACCACATCTTGAATCGCAAAGTCCAAGATCAAAATGATGTGACGCAAGAAGAGGTCGATGAATTAGTGGCCCCACTTTTTGAAATGGTCAAACGTCTGGCCTATGAAGTAACAGAGATCGCCTTGGATGCGCCAGGTGTGAAATTGAACTTCCAATCAGAAAAAGAAGAAAAAGCCAAAGAAGAAAATTAA
- a CDS encoding HAD-IA family hydrolase, protein MKNYIWDFDGTLFDTYPAMVEGVSQALQDFGIERPKKEIYRVMKQESVRKLRESYQLEEASFNQLFHQYEEQYQELSVPFKETEMVLRRLKQKGAKHYILTHRVTASTWKLLKVFELADLIEEVIGIDQGFARKPAPDAISHLIDRYHLDPEKTMMVGDRRLDIEAGINAKIHTCLYDIDHFLGEIPADHIVANLADILAIEKNAE, encoded by the coding sequence ATTAAAAATTACATTTGGGATTTTGATGGGACATTGTTCGATACGTATCCGGCGATGGTTGAAGGAGTATCTCAAGCATTACAAGATTTTGGTATCGAACGACCAAAAAAGGAAATATATCGCGTGATGAAGCAAGAATCGGTGAGAAAACTACGAGAAAGTTATCAATTAGAAGAAGCCTCCTTCAATCAATTGTTTCATCAATATGAAGAACAATATCAAGAACTCTCAGTACCGTTCAAAGAGACTGAAATGGTTTTACGTCGTTTAAAACAGAAGGGAGCAAAACATTATATTTTAACACATCGTGTAACGGCTTCTACTTGGAAACTTTTAAAAGTCTTTGAGCTAGCAGATTTGATCGAAGAAGTGATTGGTATCGACCAAGGATTTGCCAGAAAACCAGCACCTGATGCAATCAGTCACTTGATCGATCGTTATCATTTAGACCCAGAAAAAACAATGATGGTAGGGGATCGAAGATTAGATATTGAAGCGGGGATCAACGCAAAGATCCACACTTGCCTATATGATATCGATCATTTCTTAGGGGAGATTCCTGCCGACCATATTGTGGCGAATCTAGCGGATATTTTAGCAATCGAAAAGAATGCAGAATAA
- a CDS encoding P-II family nitrogen regulator, producing the protein MNDLVALNLEMIVTIVDGGIGEDVIDYSKKAGASGGTILHGRGSGVHDTGKFLGLDISPEKDIVLTLVPDTLTNEVMDAIGKGIKIDVPGNGICFSIDIDKVIGITKIHQYREVVDMKDLLEDN; encoded by the coding sequence ATGAATGATTTAGTCGCACTAAATCTCGAGATGATCGTCACGATCGTGGATGGTGGTATTGGGGAAGATGTGATCGATTACTCAAAGAAGGCTGGCGCATCTGGGGGCACGATTTTACATGGACGTGGTTCTGGAGTCCATGACACAGGAAAATTCTTAGGGTTGGATATCTCACCGGAAAAGGATATCGTTCTGACATTAGTACCAGATACTTTGACAAATGAAGTGATGGATGCGATCGGAAAAGGTATCAAGATCGATGTTCCGGGCAATGGTATTTGTTTTAGTATTGATATCGATAAAGTGATTGGTATTACGAAAATCCATCAATATCGCGAAGTCGTTGACATGAAAGATTTATTAGAAGATAATTGA
- a CDS encoding DUF1538 domain-containing protein gives MNFLVTFFTGIGQVGYEVILAVAPIVILFVLMNFLSFKLRKKRFLDIMKGFLITTIGLILFLHGVNVAYVPVGQHLGSAIASLANNQILIPLGFVMGFLVGFAEPAIHVMVKQVEELSEGRIHAKVMLAVISIGIGLAVGLSMWRLLAGFSLYYFLVPGYGLAFVLGAKVDKIFLSMAFDNGGVATGPMCSTFILSMSVAIATQIDGRDPIIDGFGVVAMIALTPILSTLVLGFIYKQKDKKDQKNKEKLQQMEEQQ, from the coding sequence ATGAATTTTTTGGTCACTTTTTTTACAGGTATTGGACAAGTCGGATATGAAGTCATCCTTGCGGTGGCACCAATCGTGATCTTATTTGTACTGATGAACTTTCTTTCATTTAAATTAAGAAAAAAACGTTTTTTGGATATCATGAAAGGTTTTTTGATCACAACTATCGGATTAATTCTATTTTTACATGGTGTAAATGTTGCTTATGTACCAGTGGGACAACACCTGGGGAGTGCAATTGCTTCTTTAGCGAATAATCAGATCCTGATTCCTTTAGGGTTTGTTATGGGATTTTTAGTAGGTTTTGCAGAGCCAGCCATCCATGTGATGGTCAAACAAGTCGAAGAATTAAGTGAAGGTCGGATTCATGCAAAAGTAATGTTAGCAGTGATCTCGATTGGGATCGGTTTAGCAGTCGGTCTGTCCATGTGGCGCTTATTAGCTGGTTTTTCTCTTTATTATTTCTTGGTCCCTGGATATGGCTTAGCATTTGTCTTAGGTGCAAAAGTTGACAAGATTTTTCTATCGATGGCTTTTGATAACGGTGGCGTCGCCACAGGACCGATGTGTTCTACCTTTATTTTGTCTATGAGTGTGGCAATCGCCACACAGATCGATGGTCGAGATCCAATTATTGATGGTTTTGGTGTGGTGGCAATGATCGCATTGACACCGATACTATCGACATTAGTCTTAGGGTTCATATATAAACAAAAAGACAAAAAAGATCAGAAAAACAAAGAAAAATTACAACAAATGGAGGAACAACAATGA
- a CDS encoding DUF1538 domain-containing protein, producing the protein MRKNFKEVIIAIMPMTILIVILTFVFAPLDVESMGRFILGAIMMMVGMSLFLFGADYSMMEVGDLVGKYMIKKKSLPIVISLGFLIGIVITIAEPSVQVLGQQVFDISDGEIGRVLLIGIVSVGTGVFLAFALLRVVFKLSYYRLMVIGYLAVLIASFFTSNEFMPIAFDAGGVTTGPVTVPFILALAGGMTSMIRQGKNENDSFGMVGIASLGPILAVMILGVIFQ; encoded by the coding sequence ATGAGAAAAAATTTTAAAGAAGTAATCATTGCGATCATGCCCATGACGATATTGATCGTTATCCTGACCTTTGTATTTGCACCATTAGATGTTGAAAGCATGGGAAGATTCATTTTAGGAGCAATCATGATGATGGTTGGTATGAGTCTCTTTTTGTTTGGTGCGGATTATTCGATGATGGAAGTTGGTGATTTAGTTGGTAAATATATGATCAAAAAGAAAAGTCTACCAATCGTTATTAGTTTGGGTTTTCTGATTGGAATCGTGATCACGATTGCCGAACCATCTGTACAAGTATTAGGTCAACAAGTATTTGATATTTCGGATGGAGAGATTGGTCGAGTCTTATTGATCGGTATAGTCAGTGTGGGAACTGGTGTATTTTTAGCTTTTGCCCTACTAAGAGTCGTATTTAAACTGTCGTATTATCGATTGATGGTGATCGGTTATCTTGCGGTACTCATCGCTTCCTTTTTCACAAGTAATGAATTTATGCCAATTGCTTTTGATGCAGGTGGAGTCACAACCGGCCCAGTGACTGTTCCGTTTATTCTAGCCTTGGCTGGTGGAATGACAAGCATGATCCGCCAAGGGAAAAATGAAAATGATAGCTTTGGAATGGTTGGTATTGCCTCACTTGGTCCTATCTTGGCTGTCATGATCTTGGGGGTGATCTTCCAATGA
- a CDS encoding carbohydrate ABC transporter permease, with product MKQKDLFKNGNAFLVLPVIMISILVFIPMGLALITSFQSGPPVNMTFNGLGNYQRMLGDSTFRKAFFNTFLYLLVQVPVMLFLALFISNLLNDKKLKFKGLFRTAIFLPCITSMVSYSLIMKSLFSQSGLINNLLVGIGLIDNPIGWLTHPFWAKVLIIISITWRWTGYNMIFFLSAMQNIDPEIYEAADIDGASRWQQFIKITIPNLKPIILFTSITSTIGTLQLFDEVQNITGGGPANATTTLSQYIYNLSYKFTPNFGYAAAVSFVIVLFIVLLSVIQTKIGSESK from the coding sequence ATGAAACAAAAGGATTTATTTAAAAATGGCAACGCGTTTTTAGTCCTTCCAGTGATCATGATCTCAATTTTAGTTTTTATACCAATGGGGTTAGCGCTGATCACCTCTTTTCAAAGTGGACCTCCGGTAAACATGACATTCAACGGATTAGGAAATTATCAACGAATGTTAGGAGATTCAACTTTCCGTAAAGCATTTTTCAATACCTTTTTATACTTATTAGTACAGGTTCCTGTCATGTTGTTTTTGGCATTGTTTATTTCCAATCTATTGAATGATAAAAAATTGAAGTTCAAAGGATTGTTCAGAACAGCGATCTTCTTGCCATGTATTACCTCAATGGTCAGCTATTCTTTGATCATGAAAAGTTTATTTTCCCAATCAGGTTTAATCAATAACCTTTTAGTTGGAATTGGCTTGATTGATAACCCGATCGGTTGGTTGACTCATCCATTCTGGGCAAAAGTATTGATCATTATTTCCATCACATGGCGTTGGACAGGGTATAATATGATTTTCTTTTTATCTGCTATGCAAAACATCGATCCAGAAATATACGAAGCTGCTGATATTGATGGCGCATCAAGGTGGCAACAGTTCATTAAAATCACGATACCTAACTTGAAACCAATCATTTTGTTTACGTCGATCACTTCAACAATCGGTACCTTGCAATTATTTGATGAGGTACAAAATATCACTGGTGGTGGGCCAGCAAATGCAACAACGACATTGTCACAATATATCTATAATTTGAGTTATAAATTCACTCCGAATTTTGGTTATGCCGCAGCTGTTTCTTTCGTTATCGTACTATTTATTGTCTTGTTATCAGTGATTCAAACTAAAATAGGGAGTGAGAGCAAATGA
- a CDS encoding ABC transporter substrate-binding protein, with product MKIKQILASAFVLTAAVTLFAGCGNSSSDASGNEDKVTVWAWDEAFNIKAVNEAKEFYENEDVDVEVVTMSQDDIVQKLNTALASGNTDGLPNVVLIEDYRIQGYLTSYPDAFADLTDIVDENNFAAYKFAVNKVDDKIYGVPFDSGVTANFYRTDILEEAGYSEEDMKNLTWDDYLQVARDVKEKTGKKISEVNPSDLGRVRMIMQQAGEWYTSEDGETVTIENNESLKYGLELFATLLKEDLVEQTSDWNAGVTAVQSGAVASTPTGAWYSSTIQGAEDQSGKWKIAPIPALPANMQKAQASNLGGAGWYVIKGVAGEENAKDFLEKTFATNEELMGKLAEEIGLVSTMLSANDQEAYQQPSEFYSNQKVFDDFSKWTAEIPEVNYGHETYAIESVVAESLSRIINGESAEKVLADTQKQVEAQLAN from the coding sequence ATGAAAATAAAACAAATTTTAGCTAGTGCTTTCGTCCTAACAGCAGCAGTTACACTTTTTGCCGGGTGTGGCAATTCTTCCAGTGATGCTTCGGGAAACGAAGATAAAGTAACGGTCTGGGCATGGGATGAAGCCTTTAATATCAAAGCCGTCAATGAAGCCAAAGAGTTTTACGAAAATGAGGATGTTGACGTAGAAGTAGTAACGATGTCTCAAGATGATATCGTACAAAAACTGAATACGGCATTAGCTAGCGGAAATACCGATGGTTTACCAAATGTTGTGTTGATCGAAGACTACCGTATCCAAGGGTATCTGACCTCTTACCCAGATGCGTTTGCTGATTTGACAGATATTGTGGATGAAAATAACTTTGCCGCATATAAATTTGCAGTCAACAAAGTTGACGATAAAATTTACGGTGTACCTTTTGACTCAGGTGTGACAGCCAATTTCTATCGGACAGATATCTTAGAAGAAGCTGGTTATTCAGAAGAAGATATGAAGAACTTAACATGGGATGATTATTTACAAGTTGCACGAGATGTCAAAGAAAAAACAGGAAAAAAAATCTCTGAAGTCAATCCTTCCGATTTAGGTCGTGTGCGCATGATCATGCAACAAGCCGGAGAATGGTATACCTCGGAAGATGGAGAAACAGTGACGATCGAAAATAATGAATCATTAAAATATGGGTTAGAACTCTTTGCTACCTTGCTTAAAGAAGATCTAGTCGAACAAACATCTGACTGGAATGCTGGGGTTACGGCGGTCCAATCAGGAGCTGTTGCTTCTACACCAACTGGTGCTTGGTATTCTTCAACCATTCAAGGGGCAGAAGATCAATCAGGTAAGTGGAAGATCGCACCGATTCCAGCTCTACCTGCTAACATGCAAAAAGCACAAGCTTCCAACTTGGGTGGTGCCGGCTGGTATGTGATCAAGGGCGTAGCTGGTGAAGAAAATGCGAAAGATTTCTTGGAAAAGACATTCGCAACGAATGAAGAATTGATGGGCAAATTAGCAGAAGAGATCGGTTTAGTATCGACTATGTTGAGCGCGAATGACCAAGAAGCTTATCAACAGCCGTCTGAGTTCTATAGTAATCAAAAAGTATTCGATGACTTTTCAAAATGGACAGCAGAAATCCCTGAAGTGAACTATGGTCATGAAACTTATGCCATTGAATCTGTTGTGGCGGAATCCTTGAGCCGAATCATCAATGGTGAATCAGCAGAAAAAGTTTTGGCAGATACGCAAAAACAAGTCGAAGCTCAATTAGCCAATTAA
- a CDS encoding response regulator transcription factor, whose translation MKNIVLIDDEQTILSGLSTLIDWPAHDFHLKGAFSKPLEALEFIKHQPLDIVVTDLMMPDLNGIELSRLIKKEQPEAKILVLSSYDDFQLVKDSFKEGVSDYLLKPKLNPSEFLASLKSLVEQSTEVKKPRLTELEKMSQLLSTYLSGTSLDLGISREQFPHDYFFLVYCEEKQSEKLRRSEQLIAEAPQYTNQLASVFPFSTTANDIGYFINVASKKAFDQLIERFQQEHQTDSCLYVLSDVLDFENFYSEFLTLKQKSSGQHFYLTDHCVICEKLLSPLLSSYEQQTKSYLTKIMNKDFTSAIEELDNYMSKVLDQRLQPSYLKHEIINRLYALINAIADEHEKREEIMTLKITIPAQITQAERWDDLVLIVNNTTKLLREVTTTFRKDNSDVLTLIYEYVQENYHQDISLQTLSEKYHFSYSYLSTIFTEKYGINFTKYLKKVRINQAKLLLKESNLSLSDIGQQTGFTELGYFSRVFKEETGLTPSQYRKGILTV comes from the coding sequence TTGAAAAATATCGTATTGATCGATGATGAACAGACCATTCTCTCTGGTCTAAGTACCCTGATCGATTGGCCAGCGCACGACTTCCATCTCAAAGGGGCCTTTTCAAAACCACTAGAAGCGCTCGAATTTATTAAGCATCAGCCTCTTGATATCGTCGTAACGGATTTGATGATGCCAGATTTAAATGGTATCGAACTTTCTCGATTGATCAAGAAGGAACAACCTGAAGCAAAAATCTTAGTTTTATCTAGCTATGATGACTTTCAATTGGTCAAAGATTCATTCAAAGAAGGCGTTTCAGATTATTTACTTAAGCCAAAATTGAATCCTAGTGAGTTTTTAGCTTCTTTAAAGAGTCTGGTGGAACAATCTACAGAAGTAAAGAAACCACGTTTGACAGAACTCGAAAAAATGAGTCAGCTACTCAGCACTTATTTGTCCGGAACTTCTCTTGATTTAGGTATATCACGCGAACAATTCCCACATGACTACTTTTTTTTAGTCTATTGTGAAGAAAAGCAATCGGAAAAACTGCGTCGAAGTGAACAATTGATTGCAGAAGCACCACAATATACAAATCAGCTCGCCTCTGTCTTCCCTTTTTCTACGACAGCAAATGATATTGGTTATTTTATCAATGTCGCTTCGAAGAAGGCATTCGATCAGCTGATTGAACGATTTCAGCAAGAACACCAGACAGATTCTTGTCTCTATGTTCTATCTGATGTTCTGGATTTTGAAAACTTTTATTCTGAATTCCTTACATTAAAGCAAAAAAGTAGCGGACAGCACTTTTATCTGACAGATCACTGCGTTATTTGTGAAAAGCTATTATCTCCCCTACTCTCTTCTTATGAACAACAAACAAAAAGTTATTTGACCAAGATCATGAACAAAGATTTTACGTCTGCCATCGAAGAATTGGACAATTACATGAGTAAGGTGCTTGATCAACGTTTGCAACCAAGCTATCTGAAACACGAGATCATCAATCGACTCTATGCCTTGATCAATGCGATCGCGGACGAACATGAAAAAAGAGAAGAAATCATGACACTAAAAATCACAATTCCAGCACAGATCACGCAAGCAGAACGGTGGGATGATCTGGTTTTGATCGTCAATAATACGACGAAGTTATTACGTGAAGTCACCACTACATTCAGAAAAGACAACTCAGATGTGTTGACGTTGATCTATGAGTATGTCCAAGAGAATTATCATCAAGACATCAGTCTACAAACGCTATCCGAAAAATATCATTTTTCTTATAGTTATTTATCAACGATCTTTACAGAAAAGTATGGGATCAATTTTACGAAGTACTTAAAAAAAGTCCGTATCAACCAGGCAAAACTATTGTTGAAAGAATCGAATCTTTCGTTAAGTGATATTGGTCAGCAAACTGGATTTACTGAACTTGGTTATTTTTCTCGAGTATTCAAAGAAGAAACTGGATTGACTCCTTCACAATATCGTAAAGGAATACTGACCGTATGA
- a CDS encoding sensor histidine kinase: MIKKLREHELLTKLLIILFIALFTQAATISLFIYQRSRDAYIQQFDQSNRMTLQKIQHDFETLNDNIENTLTLLAESSAVEGYFKEGQQTTLEKINQLRTVQKMNDSLAPIFPNIKDDIFLFGENGRMFISNDMVSDLTADDFFQLELIQKVNENPTATQMVFTQFGLTKRDKHSPSVLFIKKLRSTLNQTYGYAVVAITSDELAKIFSQSVDPETTQIDFVTDEKKIFASNVQNRIGTTFDSFDELVEHETLTKANQRITRLPLYRQNSALVSEVNVHSIADQMNVIIPIILYNIGTLILGGILVAIYLNRNTRSIYQLVDSLNQIKEPVAATVPIQGTYEIRTLATTINQLLTTISDNHTKSLQNEKKKRTLEIQAMQAQIQPHFIYNTLTSLKFLVWQQENEKAVAGIDSFIDLLRSTIGNKNEIIPVEEELNSVRSYIAILTLRYGDTISTKIMVPEELYSLYMPNMIIQPIIENAYLHAFQTKKNGYITLYGMIRENKLTFEVMDTGDGFDTEQPTKNRDYFSGIGSKNVHERIQLLYGEDYGLHIDSVVGVGTSVTITLPIIKKESNTE, translated from the coding sequence ATGATTAAAAAGCTAAGAGAACACGAGCTTTTGACCAAACTTTTGATCATTCTTTTTATTGCTTTATTCACTCAAGCAGCGACGATTTCTTTGTTTATTTATCAACGCTCAAGAGATGCCTACATCCAACAATTCGATCAATCCAATCGAATGACCTTACAAAAGATCCAACATGATTTTGAAACATTGAATGACAATATAGAGAACACTTTGACATTATTGGCTGAAAGCTCTGCTGTAGAGGGGTATTTCAAAGAAGGCCAACAAACGACTTTGGAGAAAATCAATCAACTACGTACGGTGCAAAAAATGAATGATTCATTGGCACCGATCTTTCCAAACATCAAAGATGATATTTTTCTTTTTGGGGAAAATGGTCGGATGTTCATTAGTAATGACATGGTGAGTGATCTCACTGCTGATGACTTTTTCCAATTAGAGTTGATCCAGAAAGTCAATGAGAATCCAACAGCGACACAAATGGTCTTTACTCAGTTCGGACTGACGAAACGCGATAAACATTCACCAAGTGTCTTGTTTATCAAAAAGCTTAGATCTACTTTGAACCAAACTTATGGTTACGCTGTCGTAGCCATCACTTCTGATGAGTTGGCAAAAATATTCAGCCAATCGGTCGATCCGGAAACCACGCAAATCGATTTTGTGACAGATGAGAAAAAAATCTTTGCTTCAAATGTTCAGAACCGGATCGGAACGACGTTTGATTCATTTGATGAGTTAGTCGAACACGAGACGTTGACCAAAGCCAATCAGCGGATCACTCGTTTACCACTTTACCGACAAAACTCGGCTTTGGTCAGTGAGGTCAATGTCCACTCGATCGCCGATCAAATGAATGTCATTATTCCGATCATCCTTTATAATATTGGAACGCTGATTTTAGGCGGTATCTTAGTGGCGATCTATTTAAATCGCAACACTCGCTCCATCTATCAATTAGTAGATTCATTGAACCAAATCAAAGAACCAGTAGCAGCTACTGTTCCGATCCAAGGAACATATGAGATCCGAACACTCGCTACTACGATCAATCAGCTGCTAACAACGATCAGTGACAATCATACGAAATCTTTACAAAATGAAAAGAAAAAACGGACATTAGAGATACAAGCGATGCAAGCACAGATCCAGCCTCATTTTATATATAATACGTTAACTAGCCTCAAATTTTTAGTGTGGCAACAAGAAAATGAAAAAGCAGTCGCAGGCATCGATAGTTTTATCGACCTTTTGCGCAGTACGATTGGCAATAAAAATGAAATTATCCCTGTAGAAGAAGAACTGAACAGTGTGAGAAGTTATATTGCGATCTTGACACTGCGTTACGGTGATACGATCTCAACCAAAATCATGGTACCAGAGGAACTTTATTCTTTATATATGCCCAATATGATTATCCAACCGATCATCGAAAATGCTTATTTGCATGCGTTCCAAACGAAGAAAAATGGCTACATCACTTTGTATGGGATGATCCGAGAGAATAAATTGACGTTTGAAGTCATGGATACAGGTGATGGCTTTGATACGGAACAGCCAACGAAAAACAGAGACTATTTTTCAGGTATAGGTAGCAAAAATGTTCATGAACGAATCCAATTACTTTATGGTGAAGATTATGGCTTACACATTGATTCAGTAGTTGGTGTGGGTACATCGGTAACGATCACGTTACCGATCATAAAAAAAGAGAGTAATACTGAATGA
- a CDS encoding beta-galactosidase small subunit, producing MANTDPKLRIIYGDCTLGIKTEEKHYIFSYTRGGLESLKKNGKEWLYRETQPTFWRALTDNDRGNGFGYRSSMWLGAGLYLKVEAIHVAINDQAIELPIAPVNNRYSNQEYANTVEITFTLAVNTTPQTTVDMTYRVNEQGDLHVNMYYHGKEGLPELPVLGFRMIMPTKATHFDYEGLSGETYPDRKAGGAPGVYHVEGLPIPPYLVPQDCGVHMDTKWLEITRKTTLNNADKSQEEFSLRFEQKDSPFAFAALPFKAEELEQATHMEELPPERRTVVTMLAKVRGVGGIDSWGADVEEAYHISGEEDHEFSFIIK from the coding sequence ATGGCAAATACAGATCCTAAATTGAGAATCATTTATGGCGACTGCACTTTAGGAATCAAAACAGAAGAAAAACATTATATTTTCTCTTACACCAGAGGTGGTTTGGAATCACTTAAAAAGAATGGAAAAGAATGGCTTTATCGTGAAACGCAACCGACTTTTTGGCGAGCATTGACAGATAATGATCGAGGAAATGGCTTTGGGTATCGCTCTAGTATGTGGCTTGGCGCAGGGTTGTATCTAAAAGTGGAAGCAATCCATGTTGCAATAAACGACCAAGCCATCGAACTGCCGATCGCACCAGTCAACAATCGTTATAGTAACCAAGAGTATGCAAATACAGTCGAGATCACTTTCACATTGGCAGTCAACACAACCCCACAAACGACCGTCGATATGACGTATCGTGTCAACGAACAAGGGGATCTACACGTGAACATGTACTATCATGGCAAGGAAGGATTACCCGAGCTGCCAGTATTAGGATTTCGCATGATCATGCCAACAAAAGCCACTCATTTCGATTATGAAGGCCTGTCAGGTGAAACTTATCCGGATCGTAAAGCTGGTGGCGCACCAGGGGTCTATCATGTGGAGGGCTTGCCAATCCCACCTTATTTAGTGCCACAAGATTGTGGCGTCCATATGGATACCAAGTGGTTAGAGATTACGCGCAAGACAACCTTGAATAATGCAGATAAAAGTCAGGAAGAGTTTTCCTTAAGATTTGAACAAAAGGATTCGCCATTTGCTTTTGCGGCATTACCATTCAAAGCAGAAGAATTAGAACAGGCGACACACATGGAGGAACTACCACCGGAACGGCGAACGGTTGTCACGATGTTGGCGAAAGTCCGAGGAGTCGGAGGTATTGATTCATGGGGAGCGGATGTAGAAGAAGCCTATCATATTAGTGGTGAAGAAGACCACGAATTTAGTTTTATCATTAAATAA